The following coding sequences lie in one Oncorhynchus masou masou isolate Uvic2021 chromosome 20, UVic_Omas_1.1, whole genome shotgun sequence genomic window:
- the LOC135506930 gene encoding zinc finger protein 570-like: protein MADCMVFHTEIASIMEVLANAAVADICKLVDDDYAVFRLEISQSQKENRALRRKLQLLELKMARERVLASRPSSVKILDRYRGMARGQLPGGHRSFVKPAGHNTWIDDQPDTVDEGSGTSTQHIIVIESADAEDAGPGVKQHRSEGEDPMQSGDIQTGVAGVPYEAMEDPTTSAPQPRTQRSITEVSGRPDAVLKSETDTKPLTVTQRLLHRGSDHISDTERLGPLGCPPASGSEYLPVFHQSQRMVHSCGDGYGHTLDTGGDDPSCSYTTEMDPGNMPLGLETQTDLSRGDWNQYSSSLDSEGCLDKKGEVIVVDEVTVKMEGDAPLTWNANKTHLGEGHSQDNTRDFLETKINVATHSPLHAFRDCDSVSTSMAPSNSHGRILFDQVLNSNHRAIAQAQGGGATSGNSKEKRFFCMFCNKGFSCPQKVEIHQRVHTGGKSFSCTQCQMRFAQARGLKRHQRVHTGVKPYSCPQCEKRFSRQDHLKMHLKVHTGEKPFACTHCGKRFSERRYLNIHQQKNHSTG from the exons ATGGCTGACTGTATGGTTTTTCACACTGAAATAGCCTCCATTATGGAGGTTCTAGCGAATGCAGCCGTGGCTGACatctgtaaactcgtagacgacgactatgcagtgtttcgtttggaaattTCTCAAAGCCAAAAAGAAAACCGGGCATTGCGAAGGAAACTACAGCTACTCGAACTGAAGATGGCACGGGAGCGCGTCCTCGCCAGTCGTCCCAGTAGTGTAAAGATCCTCGACCGATACAGAGGAATGGCAAGAG GACAGCTCCCTGGAGGCCACAGGAGTTttgtgaagccagcaggacacaATACATGGATAGATGACCAACCAGATACTGTTGATGAggggagtggaacctcaacccagcacATTATTGTGATAGAG TCTGCAGATGCAGAGGATGCAGGTCCTGGGGTCAAGCAGCACAGGTCTGAAGGAGAGGACCCAATGCAAAGTGGAGACATCCAGACTGGAGTGGCTGGTGTGCCCTATGAAGCCATGGAGGACCCCACCACCTCTGCGCCCCAGCCCAGGACCCAACGCAGCATCACGGAGGTCAGTGGAAGGCCCGACGCCGTCCTCAAATCAGAGACAGACACCAAGCCTTTAACTGTAACACAAAGACTCTTACACAGAGGATCTGACCACatatcagacacagagagactggggcCACTGGGCTGTCCTCCTGCTTCAGGCTCAGAGTATTTACCGGTATTTCACCAGAGCCAGAGGATGGTTCATTCCTGTGGGGATGGCTATGGTCACACATTAGACACTGGCGGTGATGATCCATCTTGTTCTTACACTACAGAGATGGACCCTGGCAACATGCCTTTGGGTTTAGAGACACAGACTGATCTGTCTAGAGGGGACTGGAACCAGTACAGTAGTAGTCTAGACTCGGAAGGCTGCCTAGATAAGAAAGGGGAGGTTATAGTCGTAGATGAGGTGACTGTGAAAATGGAGGGCGACGCTCCTCTGACATGGAATGCAAACAAGACTCACTTAGGAGAAGGACACTCTCAGGACAACACCAGGGACTTTTTAGAGACAAAAATAAATGTTGCGACCCACTCCCCTTTGCACGCGTTCAGGGATTGCGACTCAGTGTCCACATCAATGGCACCTTCCAATTCACATGGCCGCATCCTTTTTGatcaggtattgaactcaaaCCACAGGGCTATAGCCCAGGCTCAGGGAGGGGGAGCCACATCAGGCAATAGTAAAGAGAAACGGTTCTtctgcatgttctgtaacaaaggcttcagctgcccccagaaggtggagatccaccagagggtccacacaggggggAAGtccttcagctgtacccagtgtcaaATGCGCTTTGCCCAAGCTCGTggcctgaagaggcaccagagggtccacacaggggtgaaaccctacagctgcccccagtgtgagaagaggttctcccgCCAGGACCATctgaagatgcacctgaaggtccacacaggagaaaagccgtTCGCCTGTACGCACTGCgggaagaggttctcagagaggagATACCTCAATATACACCAGCAGAAAAATCATTCCACTGGATAG